From the genome of Vibrio navarrensis, one region includes:
- a CDS encoding S8 family peptidase: MKIKPSILAIASWASLVGTFCYAEPNSIDYANPQLAEKPKASISNLGSVSTVPDEYYSAQYENIWRSQDVSFSGANGIAGIYDSIKPISNVRIGIVDSQFVETPDLTFSEGYSFIAGHDSPNYLVPSEHQVTSCGYGHGTAVASLIGAKSDDYGIRGIVKGAELIAANIARCDVNSGAIAQDDVARAIRWLAGDATITGSKISAPVDVINLSIASNDSCHGDLKDAIDFALKEGITVVAGAANDNKDAEFYAPANCVGVITVGGNTIDGFKSWFSNYGALIEITARADRVVSASSVDENDDGQFDIREWQGTSFATPLVTGVVALLKQENPALTPSEISMLLGVSAGKFTPHLEFSDKDSELYPKSSCDNGVCGYGILNAAKAVAVAREYAKSTAFKLEHGLERECDIGFYINAVGDKATVCELYELNVAKGNNTDIKNSFIEVYSYSNGAPNVQHATLVSESTGLSTLLKTQIQSGLNYGYRLCETVLEYQNHYEPVRVKKCVTETLIPISSDQIRVPIGCE, encoded by the coding sequence ATGAAAATTAAACCTAGCATACTTGCAATTGCTTCTTGGGCTTCCCTTGTTGGGACCTTTTGTTATGCAGAACCGAACTCAATCGACTATGCAAATCCCCAACTTGCTGAAAAACCAAAAGCTTCTATCTCAAACCTCGGGTCTGTCAGTACAGTTCCAGATGAATACTACTCAGCTCAATATGAAAACATCTGGCGATCTCAGGATGTTAGTTTTAGTGGGGCAAATGGTATTGCAGGTATCTATGATAGTATCAAACCAATATCTAATGTTCGTATTGGTATTGTTGACTCACAGTTTGTTGAGACGCCGGATTTGACCTTTAGCGAAGGTTACAGCTTCATTGCAGGTCATGACAGTCCGAATTATTTGGTCCCGAGTGAACATCAAGTTACTTCATGTGGTTATGGGCATGGTACTGCAGTGGCAAGTTTGATCGGAGCTAAATCTGATGACTACGGTATTCGAGGTATTGTAAAGGGAGCTGAGTTGATTGCAGCGAACATTGCTCGTTGTGATGTCAACTCAGGAGCTATAGCACAAGATGACGTCGCCAGAGCAATTCGCTGGCTCGCTGGTGACGCAACAATCACTGGCTCGAAAATTAGCGCACCCGTAGATGTCATAAATTTGTCCATCGCATCGAATGATTCATGTCATGGCGATCTTAAAGATGCAATAGATTTTGCGTTGAAAGAAGGAATTACAGTTGTAGCCGGAGCGGCTAATGACAACAAGGATGCGGAGTTCTATGCTCCAGCAAACTGCGTTGGGGTAATTACAGTTGGTGGAAATACAATCGATGGCTTTAAGTCTTGGTTTTCTAACTATGGCGCACTAATAGAAATTACCGCTAGGGCAGATAGAGTTGTTTCTGCTAGTAGTGTTGATGAAAACGACGATGGACAGTTCGACATTAGAGAGTGGCAGGGAACCTCTTTTGCCACACCGTTAGTTACCGGTGTCGTGGCACTACTAAAGCAAGAGAATCCGGCGCTTACTCCATCAGAAATATCGATGTTACTCGGCGTGAGTGCAGGAAAATTCACACCACATTTGGAGTTTTCGGACAAAGATTCTGAATTGTATCCTAAATCGTCATGTGATAACGGTGTGTGTGGTTATGGTATCCTGAATGCAGCTAAGGCGGTAGCTGTCGCACGAGAGTATGCTAAAAGCACTGCGTTTAAGCTAGAACATGGTCTGGAGCGTGAATGCGATATTGGCTTTTACATCAATGCCGTAGGAGATAAAGCTACGGTTTGTGAGTTGTATGAGCTCAATGTAGCTAAAGGAAACAATACTGATATCAAAAACTCATTCATCGAAGTGTACAGCTATTCAAATGGTGCTCCAAATGTACAGCATGCCACTCTGGTTTCCGAGTCAACAGGTTTGAGCACTCTACTTAAAACACAGATCCAATCAGGACTAAACTATGGATATCGTTTGTGTGAGACAGTGTTGGAATATCAAAATCACTATGAACCTGTAAGGGTAAAGAAATGTGTTACTGAAACTCTCATCCCTATTTCGTCTGATCAGATACGAGTGCCAATAGGGTGTGAATAG
- a CDS encoding serine/threonine-protein kinase, protein MQLGSSTTQVFYHLLDLDDNQKQDFLQKLKQSSLELYQSVMPLLEADGQEPFTQLLGFHAQQATHATLDLSGHLIDKYQLTHELGRGGMGVVYAAYRADQTFEQQLAIKFIQPTLSNILGTRALFDEAQLLARLNHPCIAKVFDGGMHQDSVYIVMERVEGVTLERFLQQHSLSKAQKLTLFRHICQAIEHAHQNQVLHADLKPENILIDKDQRPKLLDFNLTQKVYPPACGEGQLGLLAYSEHYASPEQKAGAYLTQQSDLYSLGKILQLLFPAQPKHSDLRLIGDKATAQRTAERYLSVSELRHDIENVLACRPISLKLHNPFYTTRRLLQRRPIPSLLIILLLISGVSFTSTLMAKNRQLHQEKLIAEEMMYEVTSLMFHSKGNDATELSVNAMLEMTRRRILSNPEIPKHIKQKMLLAMLTPVPQKQSVDATRTETQK, encoded by the coding sequence GTGCAGTTAGGTTCCAGTACCACGCAGGTTTTCTATCACCTGCTGGATCTCGATGACAATCAGAAACAAGACTTTCTTCAAAAGCTCAAACAGAGTTCGCTTGAGTTGTATCAGAGCGTCATGCCTTTGCTCGAAGCCGACGGACAAGAGCCCTTCACGCAATTGCTGGGGTTTCACGCTCAACAAGCAACCCACGCAACGCTGGATCTCTCCGGTCACCTGATCGACAAATACCAGCTCACTCACGAGCTCGGTCGTGGCGGAATGGGGGTAGTGTACGCGGCGTATCGCGCCGATCAAACCTTCGAGCAGCAACTGGCGATCAAGTTCATTCAACCGACCTTAAGCAACATTTTGGGCACTCGGGCGCTGTTTGATGAAGCGCAGCTTTTGGCGCGACTCAATCACCCGTGCATCGCTAAGGTGTTTGACGGCGGCATGCATCAGGATTCGGTTTACATCGTGATGGAACGGGTCGAAGGGGTGACGCTTGAGCGCTTTTTGCAGCAACACTCGCTTAGTAAGGCGCAAAAACTGACCCTGTTTCGCCACATCTGCCAAGCCATTGAGCATGCCCATCAAAATCAGGTCCTGCACGCCGATTTAAAGCCGGAAAACATTCTCATCGATAAAGATCAGCGACCTAAACTGCTCGATTTTAACTTAACGCAAAAAGTGTATCCTCCGGCCTGCGGCGAAGGTCAGCTTGGCCTGCTCGCCTACAGCGAACACTATGCCAGCCCAGAGCAGAAAGCGGGCGCGTATCTCACCCAGCAAAGCGACCTCTATTCGCTGGGCAAAATTTTGCAGCTGCTTTTCCCCGCGCAGCCCAAGCACTCGGATCTTCGTTTGATTGGCGACAAAGCGACCGCGCAGCGCACCGCAGAGCGCTATCTCAGCGTCAGCGAGCTGCGCCACGACATCGAAAATGTGCTGGCGTGCCGCCCCATTTCGCTCAAACTGCATAACCCTTTTTACACCACGCGCCGCCTGTTGCAGCGCCGCCCTATCCCTTCGCTGTTAATCATCTTGCTGCTGATTTCGGGGGTTAGCTTCACTAGCACCTTGATGGCGAAAAATCGTCAATTGCATCAAGAAAAATTGATCGCTGAAGAGATGATGTACGAGGTGACCAGTTTGATGTTTCACAGCAAGGGCAACGACGCGACGGAGCTGTCGGTCAACGCCATGCTGGAGATGACGCGGCGACGGATTCTCTCCAACCCGGAGATCCCCAAACACATCAAACAGAAGATGCTGCTGGCGATGCTCACTCCGGTGCCGCAAAAACAGAGTGTTGACGCCACCCGCACTGAAACTCAGAAATAA
- a CDS encoding ECF-type sigma factor, translated as MKAASSQLTQIIRQWQAGDKQAESQLYQFAYLQLRHIAQQERERSAEKYGTENQVLADSVNSTTALIHDAYLKMSNSDLSEITSKRAFFLMAAKVMRQILIDNARALQAQKRQQVTQLPHEQDEKIEQLIIMDKVLDNFSIRYPRQSNALKLKYLMGMKNEEISELLECSASLIEKDLKFSRCWLQSRMA; from the coding sequence ATGAAGGCAGCAAGCTCACAACTTACTCAAATTATCCGCCAGTGGCAGGCGGGCGATAAGCAGGCCGAAAGTCAGCTCTATCAGTTTGCCTATTTGCAGTTGCGCCACATTGCCCAGCAAGAGCGCGAGCGCAGTGCAGAAAAATATGGCACAGAGAACCAAGTGCTGGCCGACAGCGTCAACAGTACCACCGCTTTAATTCACGATGCCTATTTGAAAATGTCGAACAGCGATCTGAGTGAGATCACCAGCAAGCGGGCATTTTTCCTCATGGCCGCCAAAGTGATGCGGCAGATCTTGATCGACAACGCACGCGCGCTACAGGCGCAGAAACGTCAGCAAGTGACGCAATTGCCGCACGAACAGGATGAAAAAATCGAGCAGTTGATCATCATGGACAAGGTACTGGACAACTTCAGCATCCGTTACCCGCGTCAGTCCAACGCACTTAAACTCAAATACCTGATGGGGATGAAAAACGAGGAGATCAGCGAACTGCTCGAGTGCAGCGCCAGCTTGATTGAAAAAGACCTCAAATTCTCCCGTTGCTGGCTGCAATCAAGGATGGCGTAA